The genomic window TTGAGTCCGCGTACGCCATGACGGTGCCGCCGCCCGTGGTCGCGGCAAATCGTCTTTTGCTCGCGACGTTGGTGGCCTCCAACATCTTCGGGCAGAACACTCCCCAGATCGCGGCGACGGAGGCCGAATACGCCGAGATGTGGGCCCAGGATGCCGCGGCGATGAACGGTTACTCCACCTCGTCCGAGGCCGCGGCGCAGATGGCGCCATTTCAGTCACCGCAGTCGAACACCACGCCTGACGCGGCGGAAGAGCAAACCCAGGCGGTCACCCAGGCGGCCACGACGCCGGCAGGGAATGCGCAGTCGTTGTTGTCGAACGCCACCCTGGCGCCAAGCAATGTGAACAACGCAGCCAACGTCAACGCCCCGACGTCTGGATCGCTGTATGACTGGCTGACCCAGACACTGAACGGATCGAATAACTCGGCCCTGGCGACCTTCTTGCAAAGTCAATTTTTCAGCAGCACCGTCGTCAACGGTGCCTTTGCCGGCGGCCCGATGAACCCGCAGTTCATCATTGCCTCGGTCGAGGGCGTCCTTGCCTCGCAGCACGCCACGACGCTCGCGGGTCTGGGCGACTTCGCCGCGGACGCCGAAGGCCTCACGGCTGCCGACCTGGCCTCCAGCAAGATGGGGTCGCCGGGCCTCCCCGGCGCCTCCGCCGGAGTGGGCCAGGCGCATCTGGTGGGGTCGATGTCGGTACCCCAGAGCTGGACCAACGCTGCCACCATCAGCCCGGCGGAATCCGCGGTGCAGGCCACCGGCGTCACCGGTCTCACCGACACCGGGGGCGGCCCGGCGGCGGGCGGACCGGGAGGCGTTGCCGGACCGTTGGGCGGCGCGGGCAAGCGGCTACGCCGCGCCATCCCCAAATACGGGTTCCGCCCCGTCGTCATGCCACGTCCGCCGGCCGCGGGTTAAGAGACCTGAGGAGAATTATCATGTCGCTTTTTGCGGGAATACCACCCGAAATCACCTCGGCAAAAATGTATTCCGGCCCCGGCTCGGAATCCATGCTGGCCGCCGCGGCAGCATGGAACGCGGTCTCGGCCGAACTGCGTTCCGCGGCAACCAATTACGACGCGGTGATCAAGACACTCATCAGTGAGGGCTGGTTCGGGCCGTCCTCCGCGAAGATGGCTGCCTCGGTGGCCCCCTACCTCGAGTGGCTGAACACCACCGCTGCGCAGGCCGAGCAGGCCGGTGCACAGACCAACGCGGCCGCGGCCGCCTATGAGGCCGCGTTCGCCGCGACGGTACCCCCGGCGGTCGTCACGGCGAACCGCACCCAGCTGGCAAATCTGGTGGCGAGCAACATCTTCGGCCAGAACACCGGATTGATCGCAGCCAACGAAGCCCAGTACGGGGACATGTGGGCCCAGGATGCTTCCGCGATGACGAATTACAGCGCCGCCTCGACTGCGGCAACCCAGAAGATGACGCTGTTTCAACAACCGCAGTCCGACACCACCAGCGACGGAACGGCGCTGCAGGCCGACTCCGTTCTCAACGCCAGCAGCAACGCCCCGGCCGTCGGTGCCGCCACGACCATATGGGAATGGCTTGGCCTGGCTCCCAATACCAATACCTCCACCACTGGCCTTGCCGGACTGATGAACTTTTT from Mycobacterium shigaense includes these protein-coding regions:
- a CDS encoding PPE family protein, which encodes MLDYFAALPPEINSARMYTGPGSGPMLAAAAAWNTLAAEMRTAATDYGSVVTQLLSSGWYGPSSASMLAAATPYVNWLSTTAAQAEQTATQANAAATAFESAYAMTVPPPVVAANRLLLATLVASNIFGQNTPQIAATEAEYAEMWAQDAAAMNGYSTSSEAAAQMAPFQSPQSNTTPDAAEEQTQAVTQAATTPAGNAQSLLSNATLAPSNVNNAANVNAPTSGSLYDWLTQTLNGSNNSALATFLQSQFFSSTVVNGAFAGGPMNPQFIIASVEGVLASQHATTLAGLGDFAADAEGLTAADLASSKMGSPGLPGASAGVGQAHLVGSMSVPQSWTNAATISPAESAVQATGVTGLTDTGGGPAAGGPGGVAGPLGGAGKRLRRAIPKYGFRPVVMPRPPAAG
- a CDS encoding PPE family protein; the encoded protein is MSLFAGIPPEITSAKMYSGPGSESMLAAAAAWNAVSAELRSAATNYDAVIKTLISEGWFGPSSAKMAASVAPYLEWLNTTAAQAEQAGAQTNAAAAAYEAAFAATVPPAVVTANRTQLANLVASNIFGQNTGLIAANEAQYGDMWAQDASAMTNYSAASTAATQKMTLFQQPQSDTTSDGTALQADSVLNASSNAPAVGAATTIWEWLGLAPNTNTSTTGLAGLMNFLDGSDGGLVGAFLNNASLSGLSNAFTTNGILNPTSFIDAQLAANSIGALDGVDATTSGLGVLSAGLGGTASLASVTTPGAAAAAGLGQGSLVGTLSVPPAWGATGAAITPVASTTQVGLSAYHSFGSATPMVMEEAGAVGMPGVPLAGVPAAHEDEFADPIYGFRPRVIGRPPAAG